A stretch of DNA from Chrysiogenia bacterium:
TTCCTGAAGATGCGCCGGTAATGGCAACGTGCATGTCGGCCCCTTTGTTGATGCTTGAATTTGGTGCGAGCGATACTAGCACGCGGCGCGCGGAATACTGAGACTGGCCGGGGCTGACGTGGCGGCCTCCGGAGTGGGCTTTCTGCGCAGTACCGGTAATGAAAGTAGGCACCGACAGAGAGGGTGGGCCTCGGGGGCATGCGCGCGCTTCTGAAGTCAGCGCGTGACCGTTTCGCGCCTCATTCGCCGGTTTGGGGGATATCGGGGCAAATCCGAGTAGAATGCAAGTAATTACTTGGATACACTTGTCAGTATGAGTCCCACCGAACAGATCGGGAACTGGAATGGCGGGCAAATGCCGCTGCTCTACCGGTATCTGAGCGACTGGCGCTCACTCTTCCCGGGTGGCAGCGCCGGGATTCTACAGCTCATGTATCCGCCGCTCGGGACCGCTGTCGCCAAGCAGTCGGATTTTTTCGAGAATCCATTCGGGCGGGTGTATCGCTCAATCCCCCAGATCTGGGCGACGGTGCTGAAGCCCGATGGAGCGGCCCGTGCCCGGCATATTCGCGATCTGCATCGCAGTATTCAAGGAACGGACGACACCGGGCGTCCCTACCATGCCCTCGACCCTGAGACCTACTGGTGGGCGCATGCGACTTTCACCTGGGAAGTATTCGAGTCCATTCGGCTGTTTCATCGCGGGGGACTCGATCGTGTGGACGTCGATTGTCTCTACGCGGAGACGCTGACGTGGTACGAACTTTATGGCGTGCGCTACAACGAGTTGCCACCCGATTATGGCGCCTTCTGTGAGCACTACGAACGAATCTGCGGGGACAAGCTGGAGATGACACGCGCAGCGCGTTGCACCCTGGACATGGCGATCTCAGGGCAGTGGCGCCTTCCGCTGACAAAGAGCAATTTCAAGGACCCATTGACGCGAAATGCCGGGCGTTTGGTAGTGATCGGCGCGATGCCGGAGATTGTGCGCGAACGCTTCGACCTGCCGTGGACGGACGCCGACCAGAAATGGTTTGAGCGGATTTGCCGGCTTGGGAGGTGGGGCTTTGCGATGGTTCTACCGCGCATCAACCGGCGGATGATGAGCTTCACCCTGCGCTACGTGGGCTCGGCCACCCGGCACGAGCGTTACCTGCCACCGGCAAAACCATCGGCTGCTGCAGTGCAGGAACTTTGAGGCAAGAACAGAGGAAAAAATGGCGGAGAGGGGGGGATTCGAACCCCCGGAACCGGTTTCCCAGTTCAACAATTTAGCAAACTGCCGCCTTCAGCCACTCGGCCACCTCTCCGCGGCGCGGTGCGCTTTTTGGGGAGAAACCCCTCCGGGCGCAACGCTCTCAGGGCCGCTCAATCTAGACGCGGGGCGCGCGGCTGTCAAAGGTTTTGAAAGCGAAAAGCGCCTTCACAAGTGACTTTCAGGGGCTTTTCACGGGTATCTGGCGGGCGGATGTGCTAGGTTTGCACTTGCCCTCCCGGCACCAGACATTCCGGCGCAAATCTCATTTGCAGGAGGCGAATCTCGCCATGCCGGATTTCGACCAGAAGAAAGTCTTTGAAACCCTCAACACCATTCTTGAAATGGAGCTGGCCGGGGTGGTTCGTTACAACCACTACTCGTTCATGATTTACGGCCATGCCCGCATACCCATTACCAAGTGGCTGCGCGAACTGGCGCAGGAATCGATGCTCCATGCCCAGGAAGCCGGCGAGCTCATCACGACCCTGGGCGGCCACCCCTCGCTGGGAATCGGCCCGCTGCTCGAGACGGAGAAGCACGACATCGACGACATCCTGCGCGAGTCGCTTGAACACGAGACGGCCGCGCTCGATGCCTACGAGCTGCTTCTCGACCTGGTGACGGGCAAGTCGGTGCTGCTCGAGGAATTCTCGCGCAAGCGCATCTACGAAGAAACCCTGCACATTGCCGAAGTGGACAAGATGCTGCGCCGGCCCGGTGATATCGAACCTGCTGAGGGGCCCACCG
This window harbors:
- a CDS encoding DUF2236 domain-containing protein gives rise to the protein MPLLYRYLSDWRSLFPGGSAGILQLMYPPLGTAVAKQSDFFENPFGRVYRSIPQIWATVLKPDGAARARHIRDLHRSIQGTDDTGRPYHALDPETYWWAHATFTWEVFESIRLFHRGGLDRVDVDCLYAETLTWYELYGVRYNELPPDYGAFCEHYERICGDKLEMTRAARCTLDMAISGQWRLPLTKSNFKDPLTRNAGRLVVIGAMPEIVRERFDLPWTDADQKWFERICRLGRWGFAMVLPRINRRMMSFTLRYVGSATRHERYLPPAKPSAAAVQEL
- a CDS encoding bacterioferritin, with the protein product MPDFDQKKVFETLNTILEMELAGVVRYNHYSFMIYGHARIPITKWLRELAQESMLHAQEAGELITTLGGHPSLGIGPLLETEKHDIDDILRESLEHETAALDAYELLLDLVTGKSVLLEEFSRKRIYEETLHIAEVDKMLRRPGDIEPAEGPTVR